A single genomic interval of Coccidioides posadasii str. Silveira chromosome 1, complete sequence harbors:
- a CDS encoding uncharacterized protein (EggNog:ENOG410PFJJ~COG:S) codes for MAPIRPAPAYDAPAGSPVHADKAFYTRVAETANKPGGRVLEYSAIIRPRAGHAWKVRAGQVCRITAPEGPQVGDFNIWNLHNPRERFWATRTRQIHQSHVSVFDRLWSCLPFMRPLMTITADSLADYGVDEYGGRVHDCLGTRCDPYINLLMGGESDDFHCHSNLTRAVAPYGLNEFDVHDVINVFQVTKLDEKGRYCMGASPAKKGDYFEFFAEVDLLCALSTCPGGDLSHWGWDGSGEMRETARPLGVEVYNMTDSSILDGWKSPEPSKYKGMHGIKMPAREPDSTVVGL; via the coding sequence ATGGCCCCAATTCGTCCAGCTCCAGCCTACGACGCTCCTGCAGGCTCGCCAGTTCATGCCGACAAGGCATTCTACACTCGCGTAGCCGAGACAGCAAACAAACCCGGCGGCCGCGTCCTCGAATACTCTGCTATCATCCGTCCACGCGCCGGTCACGCATGGAAGGTTCGTGCCGGCCAGGTCTGCAGGATCACCGCCCCCGAGGGGCCCCAAGTCGGCGACTTCAACATCTGGAACCTGCATAACCCCCGCGAGCGCTTCTGGGCAACGCGCACCCGGCAGATCCACCAGAGCCACGTCTCCGTGTTCGATCGCCTGTGGTCCTGCCTACCGTTCATGCGGCCCCTTATGACCATCACTGCCGACTCGCTGGCGGACTACGGAGTTGACGAGTACGGCGGTCGTGTCCACGACTGCCTGGGCACCCGATGTGATCCGTACATCAACCTGCTGATGGGCGGCGAGAGCGACGATTTCCATTGCCATTCAAACCTCACTCGCGCCGTGGCCCCTTACGGACTCAACGAATTCGACGTGCACGACGTGATCAACGTGTTTCAGGTGACGAAGCTCGATGAAAAGGGAAGATATTGTATGGGCGCTTCTCCTGCAAAGAAGGGCGACTATTTCGAATTCTTCGCCGAGGTCGATCTGCTCTGCGCCTTGTCGACCTGTCCCGGCGGAGATCTCTCCCACTGGGGCTGGGATGGAAGCGGCGAAATGCGCGAAACCGCCCGGCCGTTGGGCGTAGAGGTTTACAACATGACGGACTCGAGTATCTTGGACGGATGGAAGTCCCCCGAACCCTCTAAATATAAGGGTATGCATGGCATTAAG
- a CDS encoding uncharacterized protein (EggNog:ENOG410QE14~COG:T) gives MSKKDLVGSEAERQVDLLLKARPQVQGDSGEKHDWKDIRVVGELKKSSDEIRTKGTLLQLARYVREVYIAQPARQFVHAFAVCGTKMEAWVFDCSGPYSSGVFDVYKDSEQFFRIVLGYAMMSDEELGLDTFTTPDRNASRTITVNGSEIAEEILLRLDPTPLCSQYAIVCRGTTCFLAKNGDKVEGVAKFSWTSDKRRPEVDLLQLAYQRGVQGIARVLGYRTIISIADLRRGLTFGNPHTFQSRNTSAASSLAQSQSRCKLSRSLTRKRRSPDTRPHAAKRSRSSSQQPKAKQFENELTFTVESVHTPSLFDKNDEVYDNRILRCLVVSPAGRPIYEYKSPLELLMVLQDAIKAHRSLYLDGKILHRDVSENNIIITDPNRVGGRSGMLIDLDLAKEVGSGRSGARHQTGTMEFMAIEVLLNVDHTYRHDLESFFYVLIWQCACHGWRKSKQGLEQPKNSLLKRWYTGSYEEIATYKRGNMEAGGFERI, from the coding sequence ATGAGCAAGAAGGATCTCGTCGGCTCGGAGGCAGAGCGACAGGTTGATCTTTTGCTAAAGGCCCGTCCACAGGTCCAGGGTGATTCGGGAGAGAAACATGACTGGAAGGATATCCGTGTGGTAGGCGAATTGAAGAAGTCATCGGATGAGATCCGGACAAAGGGCACACTGCTTCAGCTTGCACGCTATGTGCGGGAAGTGTATATTGCCCAGCCAGCTCGCCAGTTCGTGCATGCGTTCGCGGTCTGCGGGACCAAGATGGAGGCCTGGGTGTTTGACTGCTCCGGGCCCTACAGTTCTGGCGTGTTTGATGTTTATAAGGACTCAGAACAGTTTTTTCGTATAGTCCTAGGGTACGCGATGATGAGTGATGAGGAGCTGGGTCTTGATACCTTCACCACCCCAGACAGGAATGCCAGCCGCACAATAACCGTCAATGGCTCTGAAATTGCAGAGGAAATATTGCTGCGACTTGATCCCACTCCACTCTGCTCCCAGTATGCCATTGTATGTCGCGGAACAACCTGTTTTCTTGCAAAGAATGGTGATAAAGTGGAGGGTGTGGCGAAATTCTCATGGACATCTGACAAGCGACGGCCAGAGGTTGACCTCCTCCAGCTTGCATACCAGAGAGGTGTCCAGGGGATTGCGAGAGTCCTTGGGTATCGCACTATCATCAGCATTGCGGACCTACGCCGCGGCCTGACATTCGGCAATCCTCACACCTTTCAAAGCAGGAACACCAGCGCGGCCTCATCGCTCGCGCAGTCGCAATCGCGATGTAAGCTATCCCGATCGCTCACCAGAAAACGCAGATCACCCGACACCAGACCACATGCAGCCAAGCGATCACGTTCCAGCAGCCAGCAGCCGAAAGCAAAACAGTTCGAGAATGAGCTAACTTTCACCGTTGAGTCTGTCCATACACCTAGCCTCTTTGACAAGAATGACGAAGTTTATGATAACCGCATCCTCCGCTGCCTGGTGGTCTCACCCGCTGGCCGGCCCATTTATGAATATAAATCGCCTTTGGAGCTGCTCATGGTGCTTCAAGATGCAATAAAGGCTCATCGGTCTCTCTACCTTGATGGGAAAATTCTACATAGGGATGTCTCGGAGAACAACATAATTATAACTGACCCTAATAGGGTTGGCGGCAGGTCAGGCATGCTCATTGACCTTGACCTTGCCAAGGAGGTTGGGAGCGGGCGAAGTGGTGCACGACACCAAACAGGAACGATGGAGTTCATGGCTATTGAGGTGCTGCTCAATGTGGATCACACCTATCGTCATGATCTTGAGTCTTTCTTCTACGTGCTTATCTGGCAGTGTGCTTGTCACGGCTGGAGAAAATCTAAGCAAGGACTGGAGCAGCCCAAAAACAGCCTTCTAAAAAGGTGGTATACTGGCAGCTATGAGGAAATTGCAACTTACAAACGAGGCAACATGGAAGCTGGTGGATTTGAGCGTATTTGA
- the BMS1 gene encoding Glycoside hydrolase 2 (Mannanase, beta-galactosidase) (BUSCO:123228at4751~EggNog:ENOG410PGRG~COG:J~BUSCO:882at33183), producing MDDQANKPHRKSKDKGKKSKDKSGPNVKAFAVSRPGRSQRQAARSHDAKEKRLHVPLVDRLPEEAPPIVVAVVGPPGVGKTTLIKSLIKRYSKQGLSSPTGPLTVVTSKRRRLTFLECPSDSLASMIDVAKIADIVLLMIDGNYGFEMETMEFLNALSASGMPGNVFGILTHLDLFKKISTLRQAKKRLKHRFWSELYQGAKLFYLSGVINGRYPDREIHNLSRFLSVMKNPRPLIWRNSHPYCLADRFLDITPPTEIEENPKCDRTIALYGYLRGTNFPAVGARVHVPGVGDLNVSSIEALPDPCPTPYMDQAIAKATGKSNRKRLGEKQKLLFAPMSDVGGVLVDKDAVYIDVKTSTFNKEEDDEDEERGLGEQLVMGLQGERKLLGETAAGVRLFRDGDIIDAGTGEEGRKEKRKVRFMDGEANGRDIVDEDEGFESAEEDEEEEEDYDDDVGPPPDFDARFKRQQDDSEQPDDGDLAFADSDSDLGSVSSVEDQDLESAPSDYEDEDDGTMHWKENLTAQAKELFKKPAYRIAELTRMLYDNSIPAEDVARKWRGDDFPPSGEEQEEDADDFFKKTNVEKQELDDRTIPIFDYEELEQKWQDEENLELLRQRFASVKFSEHASGDEEGFDEDEDGDSDSEGDGAFEDLETGEVVSGQPGSGDDEEEEGDDEESGAEGLEAEREKNARRKEELKLRFEEEDREGFSNAKEGTRGDGDEEQFGEDEWYDAQKAALQKQIDINRAEFDNLDSLSRARAEGYRAGTYARIVLENVPCEFSTGFNPRFPVIVGGLAPTEERFGFVQVRIKRHRWHKKILKTNDPLIFSLGWRRFQTLPIYSISDSRTRNRMLKYTPEHMHCFGTFYGPLVAPNTGFCCVQSFSNKNPGFRIAATGVVLSVDEGCEIVKKLKLTGYPYKIFRNTAFIKDMFNSALEIAKFEGAAIRTVSGIRGQIKRALSKPEGHFRATFEDKILMSDIVFLRTWYPIKPARFYNPVTNLLDVEDGEGKGGWKSMRLTGEVRRDQGIPTPLEKDSAYRPVDRPTRHFNPLRVPRQLASDLPFKSQIVQMRPRKKETYMQKRAVVLGGEEKKARDLLQKLTTLRNEKVAKRQAAQEERRKVYRAKVAESLEKKAAREKREKGEFWSREGKKRKNEGGDGGGGKKRKR from the exons ATGGATGATCAGGCAAACAAGCCCCACAGAAAGTCCAAGGACAAGGGGAAGAAGTCAAAAGACAAGAGCG GTCCCAATGTGAAAGCCTTCGCAGTTTCACGCCCTGGGCGTTCTCAAAGACAGGCAGCTAGATCCCATGAT GCTAAAGAAAAGAGACTGCATGTCCCCCTCGTGGACCGCCTCCCTGAGGAGGCACCTCCTATTGTGGTCGCGGTGGTGGGACCTCCGGGT GTCGGGAAAACCACTCTTATCAAATCCTTGATCAAACGCTACTCGAAGCAGGGACTTAGTTCTCCCACGGGGCCCCTCACAGTTGTGACGTCGAAACGAAGAAGGCTCACATTCCTAGAATGTCCCTCGGATTCGCTGGCGAGTATGATCGACGTTGCGAAAATCGCAGATATCGTACTGCTCATGATCGACGGCAATTATGGCTTCGAGATGGAGACCATGGAGTTTCTTAACGCCCTATCTGCCAGTGGAATGCCTGGAAATGTGTTCGGAATCCTTACCCATCTGGATCTATTCAAAAAGATCAGCACCCTTCGGCAGGCGAAGAAGCGACTAAAGCATCGGTTTTGGAGTGAGCTATATCAAGGAGCGAAGCTTTTCTATCTATCCGGAGTCATCAATGGACGCTATCCCGACCGCGAAATCCATAATCTATCCAGATTCCTGTCTGTCATGAAGAATCCTCGTCCTCTGATTTGGAGAAATTCGCATCCCTACTGTCTGGCAGACAGATTCTTGGACATCACCCCACCGACCGAGATAGAGGAAAATCCGAAATGCGATAGAACCATTGCGCTCTATGGATACCTACGCGGTACGAACTTTCCGGCGGTTGGCGCCAGAGTGCACGTTCCAGGCGTGGGGGATCTTAATGTGTCTTCAATCGAAGCACTGCCGGATCCTTGCCCGACGCCGTACATGGATCAGGCGATAGCGAAGGCAACAGGAAAATCAAACCGGAAGAGATTAGGAGAGAAACAGAAGCTACTCTTTGCACCAATGTCGGACGTTGGCGGTGTTTTGGTTGATAAGGATGCTGTCTACATTGACGTGAAGACTTCGACCTTTAATAAAGAGGAGGATGACGAGGATGAGGAACGGGGTCTGGGAGAGCAGCTTGTCATGGGGCTGCAGGGTGAAAGAAAACTGCTCGGCGAGACCGCCGCTGGCGTCCGACTCTTCAGAGATGGTGATATTATTGATGCTGGAACTGGCGAAGAAgggagaaaggaaaaaagaaaggtcCGGTTTATGGACGGCGAAGCAAATGGCCGGGATATTGTTGATGAAGACGAAGGTTTCGAAAGTGCcgaggaggacgaggaagaagaggaagactACGACGACGACGTGGGACCACCACCAGATTTTGATGCACGGTTCAAGAGACAGCAAGATGACTCGGAACAACCGGACGATGGTGATCTTGCCTTTGCCGATAGTGATTCAGATCTTGGTTCCGTATCGTCAGTGGAGGATCAAGACCTGGAAAGCGCGCCAAGTGATTACgaagatgaggatgatggGACTATGCATTGGAAAGAAAATCTGACGGCTCAGGCAAAAGAGCTGTTTAAAAAGCCGGCATATCGTATTGCTGAACTCACCCGTATGCTGTACGATAACTCGATACCTGCGGAGGATGTCGCGAGAAAGTGGCGCGGAGATGATTTCCCGCCGTCTGGTGAGGAACAGGAGGAAGATGCTGATGATTTTTTCAAGAAAACGAATGTAGAgaagcaagagcttgatgACCGGACGATTCCAATCTTCGATTATgaagaacttgaacagaaGTGGCAAGATGAGGAAAATCTGGAGCTTTTACGGCAGCGGTTCGCCAGCGTTAAATTTTCCGAACACGCATCAGGTGACGAAGAAGgttttgatgaagatgaggacgGTGACAGCGATTCCGAAGGAGACGGGGCTTTTGAGGACCTTGAGACCGGTGAAGTGGTGAGTGGGCAACCGGGAAGTGGTGAcgatgaggaagaggagggCGACGATGAGGAGAGCGGCGCGGAAGGCCTTGAAGCAGAACGTGAGAagaatgccagaagaaaagaagagctCAAATTGCGATTCGAGGAAGAGGATAGGGAGGGGTTTTCTAACGCGAAAGAGGGCACCCGGGGTGATGGAGACGAAGAACAATTTGGCGAGGACGAGTGGTATGATGCACAGAAAGCAGCACTACAAAAACAAATCGACATTAATCGAGCCGAGTTTGATAACTTGGATTCGCTCTCCAGAGCCAGGGCTGAAGGATATAGAGCCGGGACATATGCACGAATTGTGCTGGAGAATGTTCCCTGTGAATTCTCCACGGGGTTTAATCCCCGTTTTCCAGTCATCGTGGGAGGCTTAGCACCCACAGAGGAGCGGTTCGGTTTCGTCCAAGTTAGGATTAAGAGGCATCGATGGCACAAAAAAATCCTCAAGACCAACGATCCGTTAATTTTCTCCCTTGGCTGGCGACGATTCCAGACCCTCCCTATTTACAGCATCTCGGATTCTCGAACCCGAAACAGAATGTTGAAATATACCCCGGAGCATATGCATTGTTTTGGAACTTTCTACGGCCCACTAGTTGCACCTAACACCGGCTTCTGCTGCGTCCAGTCATTCTCGAACAAAAATCCGGGATTCAGAATAGCTGCCACCGGAGTCGTATTAAGTGTCGATGAAGGCTGCGAAATtgtgaagaagctgaagctCACCGGTTATCCATATAAAATCTTCCGAAATACGGCTTTTATTAAGGACATGTTCAATTCCGCCCTTGAAATTGCCAAGTTCGAAGGCGCAGCTATTCGCACAGTGTCTGGCATTCGAGGACAAATTAAACGTGCTCTCAGCAAACCCGAAGGTCATTTCCGTGCCACATTTGAAGATAAGATTCTCATGAGCGATATCGTTTTCTTGCGTACTTGGTACCCGATTAAACCGGCCCGATTCTACAACCCAGTAACCAACCTCCTTGACGTCGAAGACGGAGAGGGCAAGGGAGGATGGAAGAGCATGCGTTTAACAGGCGAAGTGCGGCGTGACCAGGGCATTCCAACTCCCCTTGAGAAAGATTCCGCATATCGCCCCGTCGACCGGCCCACCAGGCACTTTAACCCGCTCCGCGTCCCAAGACAACTTGCCTCGGATCTCCCTTTCAAATCCCAGATTGTCCAAATGCGACCCCGCAAGAAGGAGACGTATATGCAGAAGCGAGCTGTGGTTTTGGGcggggaagaaaagaaggcccGAGACCTGTTGCAAAAGCTGACGACGTTGCGTAATGAGAAGGTTGCAAAGAGGCAGGCGGCACAGGAGGAACGACGAAAGGTATATCGTGCCAAGGTGGCGGAGAGTTTAGAGAAGAAGGCGGCTAGAGAGAAGAGGGAAAAGGGGGAATTTTGGAGTCGCGAGGGCAAGAAGCGGAAGAACGAGGGCGGAGACGGAGGCGGtgggaagaagagaaagcgaTGA
- a CDS encoding uncharacterized protein (EggNog:ENOG410QE14~COG:T): MANSSLDEIVQKYPIEYNFLQPILGRLQDAERVYMTDESGDETCRKSVLRLLSVLHTQDAAFNIPTKTRNQDVASGLEGLRTYDSVISTTIIIAHSSDSSSRKHQIQISGELCLISSTLAKPPRRAFPARSTLRQ; the protein is encoded by the coding sequence ATGGCGAACTCCTCCCTTGACGAGATTGTCCAGAAGTATCCAATTGAATATAATTTCCTCCAGCCAATATTGGGTCGCCTTCAAGACGCGGAGCGGGTGTACATGACCGATGAATCAGGAGATGAAACTTGTCGAAAGAGTGTTCTAAGGTTGCTTTCTGTCCTACATACACAGGATGCAGCGTTTAACATTCCCACAAAGACAAGAAATCAAGATGTTGCTTCTGGGCTGGAAGGTTTACGCACCTACGACAGTGTGATTTCAACTACGATCATTATCGCCCACTCGTCCGACTCGTCCTCGAGAAAGCACCAGATACAGATATCTGGAGAGCTGTGCTTGATCTCATCGACACTCGCGAAACCACCCCGTCGAGCGTTCCCCGCTCGTTCGACGCTACGCCAGTGA